The following are encoded in a window of Pseudalgibacter alginicilyticus genomic DNA:
- a CDS encoding PspC domain-containing protein codes for MNVIYKPLLYFQKRGFYVCQRIADRLGIRAKVVRTSFMYLTFVTVGFGFALYLFLAFWMRIKDMLYTKRSSVFDL; via the coding sequence ATGAATGTTATTTATAAACCATTATTATACTTTCAAAAAAGAGGCTTTTATGTATGTCAACGTATTGCGGACCGTTTGGGTATTCGTGCCAAAGTAGTGCGGACTTCATTTATGTACTTAACATTTGTTACTGTAGGTTTTGGTTTTGCTCTATACTTGTTTTTAGCCTTTTGGATGCGTATTAAAGATATGTTATACACCAAGCGTTCCTCAGTTTTTGACTTGTAA